A region of Anolis sagrei isolate rAnoSag1 chromosome 2, rAnoSag1.mat, whole genome shotgun sequence DNA encodes the following proteins:
- the LOC132766069 gene encoding zinc finger protein 397-like encodes MSTEQNDGLALDLQLRRGLNRGGNPAIKMEDVEPAMGFEGPKGSQETLQRGTDGPGMGWSGIQHIKQEPEDGMSPSQHWEAQWQQFLGGVQSPLSLWGGRPPPGVLSWGDTKVPMPHFEGMATTSQQMRERQFLQPPLPTFDRESQPDPEQRKVKEEMDHEESVGTEPPCRRFRQFLYQEAEGPRAACGHLWDLCHRWLKPERHSKEEILELVILEQFLAILPQGMESWVRECHPHTCAQAVALAEDFLLRHPEDGRQDQKDPGMFHVVTVNFPDTEPVSSNSAHRQLGRPVKEEVTEDGHSVVNGPMTGHEELNKWKNSPGMEPHELPSVERMDAVGGTLNKGGAHESQKTARGPQENSPEGSEGAATVEKQSLCSNCGGSVNQAPRRLSREELNPFKCSVCDKSFGEVAKLIAHERLHTVDWPYKCSFCGKSFNRSSEVSRHERIHTGEKPFKCTTCEKCFSQRSKLVVHERFHTGEKPHTCSYCGRCFHQRSDLVKHERIHTGEKPYKCSDCGGSFHRSSDLVKHKWIHTGERPYKCSTCEKSFRQRSALLYHERTHTGEKPYTCTTCGKGFSCKAHLVLHKRTHTGEKPYKCNFCGKSFTTSSYFVKHQRMHLGQEPLPVH; translated from the exons ATGTCCACAGAGCAGAATGACGGGTTGGCTCTGGACCTCCAGTTGCGCAGAGGGCTCAATCGAGGGGGCAATCCAGCAATTAAAATGGAAGACGTGGAACCAGCAATGGGGTTTGAGGGCCCGAAGGGCAGCCAAGAAACTCTCCAAAGGGGGACTGACGGACCGGGTATGGGGTGGAGTGGGATCCAGCACATAAAACAAGAACCAGAGGACGGGATGTCGCCGTCCCAGCACTGGGAAGCCCAATGGCAGCAGTTTTTGGGGGGCGTTCAGTCCCCTCTCTCATTGTGGGGGGGCAGACCACCCCCCGGGGTCCTATCGTGGGGGGACACCAAGGTCCCCATGCCTCATTTTGAGGGAATGGCCACAACTAGCCAGCAGATGCGGGAAAGGCAGTTTCTCCAGCCACCACTTCCAACTTTTGACCGAGAGTCTCAGCCTGATCCGGAGCAGAGGAAGGTCAAGGAGGAGATGGACCACGAGGAGTCGGTCGGCACGGAGCCACCCTGTCGACGTTTCCGGCAATTCCTCTACCAGGAGGCTGAGGGGCCCCGGGCGGCTTGCGGGCACCTCTGGGACCTTTGCCACcggtggctgaagccagagaggCACTCAAAGGAAGAGATCCTGGAGCTGGTGATCTTGGAGCAGTTCCTCGCCATCCTGCCCCAAGGCATGGAGAGCTGGGTGCGGGAGTGCCATCCCCACACCTGTGCCCAAGCGGTGGCTCTGGCGGAGGATTTCCTACTAAGGCACCCGGAGGATGGCAGGCAGGATCAGAAG GATCCAGGGATGTTCCATGTGGTCACTGTGAATTTTCCTGACACTGAGCCCGTCTCTTCAAACAGTGCGCACAGGCAACTTGGCAGACCGGTCAAGGAAGAAGTCACAGAGGATGGCCACTCTGTGG TCAATGGTCCAATGACTGGACATGAAGAGCTTAACAAATGGAAGAATTCCCCAGGAATGGAGCCCCACGAGTTGCCATCCGTGGAAAGAATGGATGCTGTTGGTGGGACGTTGAATAAGGGAGGTGCCCATGAAAGCCAGAAGACGGCAAGGGGTCCTCAAGAGAACAGCCCAGAAGGAAGCGAAGGAGCTGCAACGGTGGAGAAGCAGTCGTTGTGCTCCAATTGTGGGGGATCTGTCAACCAGGCTCCGCGTCGCCTCAGCCGAGAGGAGCTGAACCCCTTCAAATGCTCCGTGTGCGACAAAAGCTTTGGGGAAGTGGCCAAGCTGATCGCCCACGAGCGGCTCCACACGGTCGACTGGCCCTACAAGTGCTCCTTCTGCGGGAAGAGCTTCAACCGGAGCTCGGAAGTCTCCCGGCACGAGCGGatccacacgggggagaagccctTCAAGTGCACCACCTGCGAGAAGTGCTTCAGCCAGCGGTCCAAGCTGGTCGTCCACGAGCGCttccacacgggggagaagccccACACCTGCTCCTACTGCGGGCGCTGTTTCCACCAGCGGTCGGACCTGGTCAAGCACGAGCGCatccacacgggggagaagccctacAAGTGCTCTGACTGCGGGGGAAGCTTCCACCGGAGCTCGGACCTGGTCAAGCACAAGTGGATCCACACCGGGGAGCGGCCCTACAAGTGCTCCACCTGCGAGAAGAGCTTCCGCCAGCGCTCGGCCCTGCTCTACCACGAGCGgacccacacgggggagaagccctacACCTGCACCACCTGCGGGAAGGGCTTCAGCTGCAAGGCCCACCTCGTGCTCCACAAGAGgacccacacgggggagaagccctacAAGTGCAACTTCTGCGGGAAGAGCTTCACCACCAGCTCGTATTTCGTGAAGCACCAGCGGATGCACCTGGGCCAGGAACCATTGCCAGTTCACTGA